The proteins below come from a single Halostagnicola larsenii XH-48 genomic window:
- the secF gene encoding protein translocase subunit SecF — protein MGYFDVPELEYTRYSNRQLAAVPLAFLAVALAILLVAYTVYGTPVALGMDFSGGTELTVETTDSESTIQTAFDEEPESIQSTGASDQYIVQFVSEDQQALTDQAEEHLTPVDGNDEVVQQTSSTSASFGAQAQETAFLGLAVAFVGMSVITFLLFRTFVPSIAIVLSAFSDLVIPLAFMNLANIPLTLGTVAGLLMLIGYSVDSDILLNNHILRRGGDFYESTHEAIKTGVTMTITSMVAMLVMAIAATIMGVELLASIGIILFVGLAADLMNTYMLNLSLLRWYKFKGVNR, from the coding sequence ATGGGGTATTTCGACGTACCGGAGCTAGAGTATACCCGGTACAGTAACCGTCAACTCGCGGCGGTTCCGCTGGCCTTCCTCGCAGTCGCGTTGGCAATTCTACTGGTCGCGTATACTGTGTACGGGACACCCGTCGCCCTCGGAATGGATTTCTCCGGAGGCACGGAACTAACCGTCGAGACGACGGATTCGGAATCGACAATACAGACAGCGTTCGACGAGGAACCGGAATCGATCCAGTCGACGGGAGCCTCGGACCAGTATATCGTCCAGTTCGTATCCGAGGACCAACAGGCACTCACTGACCAGGCCGAAGAGCATCTTACGCCCGTCGATGGAAACGACGAGGTCGTACAGCAAACCTCCTCGACCTCCGCGAGTTTCGGCGCACAGGCACAGGAAACAGCGTTTCTCGGCCTTGCGGTCGCGTTCGTCGGAATGAGCGTCATCACGTTCTTGCTCTTTCGAACCTTCGTCCCCTCGATCGCGATCGTTCTCTCGGCGTTTTCGGATCTCGTGATCCCGCTCGCGTTCATGAACCTGGCGAACATTCCGCTCACGCTCGGAACCGTTGCCGGTTTGTTGATGTTGATCGGGTATTCGGTCGACTCGGATATCCTCTTGAACAATCACATCCTCCGTCGTGGCGGTGACTTCTATGAGAGTACTCACGAGGCGATCAAAACGGGCGTGACGATGACGATTACCTCGATGGTAGCCATGCTCGTGATGGCCATCGCAGCGACGATCATGGGCGTCGAACTGCTCGCCTCGATCGGCATCATCCTGTTCGTTGGCCTGGCGGCCGATTTGATGAACACGTACATGTTGAACCTCAGCCTGCTGCGCTGGTACAAATTCAAGGGGGTTAATCGATGA
- a CDS encoding preprotein translocase subunit SecD, with the protein MKPVAYFKENWRVIMLVVFVLGAVVALFLPGGVMGDDGYGPQAENSQSWTEDPLNLEYGLGLEGGTRISAPVVGMTAENIDAGVVDDGEADQDRITEIEESLYADETLDIDVGDANIVVHDDGTVSAELFVDDVSQAEFVAALQDADVEVSEDDVREGVTQETRDDVITTISLRINEAGLSGGQVTDAEMSDQNYVVTEVPEMGEDELREILEDRGIVEVVAYHPGGENGTQVNETVLTGDDIADVDPPTQPEQGSSGYEVPVLVEDSSAEEFQSDMQEMGYAEQQGWSNCRVQDPQTGEMNFDDDQEQHCLLTVVDGEPVAAHSMSQQLGSGMGTGEWVESPTFQMGATEYSEAQALSVNLQAGELRAPLDLTEGDVYSLQPALADQFKTYSLLIGILSVVSVSGIVYVRYQDPRVAAPMILTALAEVFILLGFAALIRMPLDLSHIAGFIAVVGTGVDDLIIIADEVMSEGDVNSQRVFESRFRKAFWVIGAAAATTIIAMSPLAVLSLGDLRGFAIITILGVLIGVLITRPAYGDILRRLLTDK; encoded by the coding sequence ATGAAGCCCGTCGCTTACTTCAAGGAAAACTGGCGGGTGATCATGCTCGTCGTCTTCGTCCTCGGAGCAGTAGTCGCGCTGTTTCTCCCCGGCGGTGTCATGGGCGACGATGGCTACGGTCCGCAGGCAGAGAACAGCCAGTCGTGGACCGAGGACCCGCTCAATCTCGAGTACGGACTCGGTCTCGAGGGCGGGACGCGAATCAGCGCGCCGGTCGTCGGGATGACCGCGGAGAACATCGATGCCGGCGTCGTCGACGACGGCGAGGCCGATCAAGACCGAATTACCGAAATCGAAGAGTCGCTGTACGCAGACGAGACCTTGGACATCGACGTCGGCGACGCGAATATCGTCGTTCACGACGACGGCACCGTCAGCGCTGAACTGTTCGTCGACGACGTGAGCCAAGCGGAGTTCGTCGCCGCGCTTCAGGACGCCGACGTCGAGGTATCCGAAGACGACGTCCGGGAGGGCGTCACACAGGAAACTCGCGACGACGTGATCACGACGATTAGCCTGCGAATCAACGAGGCGGGTCTCTCCGGCGGGCAGGTGACCGACGCGGAGATGAGCGACCAGAACTACGTCGTCACCGAGGTTCCCGAGATGGGCGAAGACGAACTGCGAGAGATACTCGAGGATCGGGGCATCGTCGAAGTCGTCGCGTATCATCCGGGAGGCGAAAACGGAACGCAGGTCAACGAGACCGTTCTCACAGGCGACGACATCGCCGATGTGGATCCGCCAACCCAACCTGAACAGGGGTCCTCGGGATACGAGGTTCCCGTCCTCGTCGAAGACAGCAGCGCCGAGGAGTTCCAGTCCGACATGCAGGAGATGGGCTACGCTGAACAGCAGGGATGGAGTAACTGTCGCGTCCAGGACCCACAGACCGGCGAGATGAACTTCGACGACGATCAGGAACAACACTGCCTGCTCACGGTCGTCGACGGTGAACCGGTCGCCGCACACTCGATGAGCCAGCAACTGGGATCGGGAATGGGAACCGGGGAGTGGGTAGAGAGTCCGACGTTCCAGATGGGCGCAACGGAGTACTCGGAGGCACAGGCGCTCTCGGTCAACTTGCAGGCCGGCGAACTGCGTGCCCCGCTCGATCTGACCGAGGGCGATGTCTACTCGCTCCAGCCGGCGCTTGCCGACCAGTTCAAGACCTACTCCCTGTTGATCGGGATCCTCTCGGTGGTCAGCGTGAGCGGTATCGTCTACGTTCGGTATCAGGATCCCCGCGTCGCAGCGCCGATGATCCTCACGGCGCTGGCGGAGGTGTTCATCCTGCTCGGCTTCGCGGCGCTGATACGAATGCCGCTCGATCTCTCACACATCGCCGGCTTTATCGCCGTCGTCGGAACGGGGGTGGACGACCTGATCATCATCGCCGACGAGGTGATGTCCGAAGGCGACGTCAATTCCCAGCGCGTCTTCGAGTCGCGGTTCCGCAAAGCGTTCTGGGTCATCGGCGCTGCGGCCGCGACGACGATCATCGCGATGTCGCCGCTCGCCGTGCTCAGCCTGGGTGATCTGCGCGGGTTCGCCATCATCACCATCCTCGGCGTACTGATCGGCGTGCTCATCACCCGTCCCGCCTACGGGGACATCCTGCGGCGGCTCCTCACCGACAAGTAA
- the rnhB gene encoding ribonuclease HII, with product MHQFGVDEAGKGPVFGSMFAATVCVDDLERLPEGIADSKRLTAGRREELAQTLRETDGVHVGVAEISTARIDDPDTNMNALAVDAHASAIEDATASLVDENQDQNENTAISGLCDACDTDADRFARRVSAACSLEASIDARHGADDDSDLVGAASIIAKVERDAHVADLAAEYGEIGSGYPGDPTTRAFLESYVEKTGELPPFARESWSTCADVLAAASQTTLEGF from the coding sequence ATGCACCAGTTCGGGGTCGACGAAGCCGGCAAGGGGCCGGTGTTCGGCTCGATGTTCGCCGCGACCGTCTGCGTCGACGATCTCGAGCGATTACCCGAGGGGATAGCCGACTCCAAGCGGCTCACGGCCGGGCGTCGTGAGGAACTGGCCCAAACGCTTCGCGAGACCGACGGCGTCCACGTCGGCGTCGCCGAGATTTCGACGGCACGGATCGACGATCCCGACACGAACATGAACGCGCTCGCCGTGGACGCGCACGCGTCCGCCATCGAGGATGCGACGGCGAGTCTTGTAGACGAGAATCAGGACCAGAACGAGAACACTGCTATTTCCGGTCTCTGTGACGCCTGCGACACCGACGCGGATCGGTTCGCCCGTCGAGTGAGTGCGGCCTGCTCGCTCGAGGCGAGCATCGACGCCCGCCACGGTGCGGACGACGACTCCGACCTCGTCGGCGCGGCGAGCATCATCGCGAAGGTCGAACGCGACGCCCACGTCGCGGACCTCGCCGCGGAGTACGGCGAAATCGGAAGCGGTTATCCCGGCGACCCGACGACTCGAGCGTTCCTCGAGTCCTACGTCGAGAAAACGGGCGAGTTGCCGCCGTTCGCTCGCGAGTCGTGGTCGACGTGTGCCGACGTGCTCGCGGCCGCGAGTCAGACGACGCTCGAGGGGTTCTAA
- a CDS encoding tRNA pseudouridine(54/55) synthase Pus10, whose amino-acid sequence MTPTEVARELLGTGPVCDSCLGRPFAERSFGLTNAERGRALRTTIALADDEDFDPVEPLECWVCEGYCGTFDAIAETIVDSLSGIDFATYQVGSRVPPLIEENEELFREDAGLEPDIGESLKREINREVGRRVGAETGAEVGFERPDVLAIVDLSGFDPFDLLEAGSDEDGGEETAEPRSVTSHAVDLQVNPAFVYGRYRKLERDIPQTEWPCRECGGSGIQLGDDGEEPCDYCGGSGYMYDTSVEQVVRPHVVEAMDGDEGTFHGAGREDVDARMLEGGRPFVLEVKEPRIRDPDPETLEREINDAADGSVEVEGLRLASYEMVERVKEHDASKRYRADVEFGEPVDEAAFEAALEELDGTTLEQYTPQRVDHRRANITRTRTVYEIDGELHEPTRAEIRLHGEGGLYVKELISSDDGRTEPSLAGVLGVDAEVTALDVTGVEGEDDPFELEEYFRDDRTA is encoded by the coding sequence ATGACACCCACGGAAGTCGCCCGGGAGCTACTGGGGACGGGGCCGGTCTGTGACTCCTGTCTCGGGCGTCCGTTCGCCGAACGCAGTTTCGGTCTGACGAACGCCGAGCGGGGACGGGCGCTTCGAACGACGATCGCGCTCGCCGACGACGAGGACTTCGACCCCGTCGAACCGCTCGAGTGCTGGGTCTGTGAGGGGTACTGTGGAACCTTCGACGCGATCGCCGAAACGATCGTCGACTCGCTTTCGGGGATCGACTTCGCGACCTATCAGGTCGGGAGCCGCGTCCCGCCGCTGATCGAGGAAAACGAGGAACTCTTCCGCGAAGACGCCGGTCTCGAGCCGGACATCGGCGAGTCGCTCAAACGCGAAATCAATCGCGAAGTCGGTCGCCGCGTGGGCGCAGAAACCGGCGCTGAGGTCGGTTTCGAGCGCCCCGATGTCCTCGCCATCGTCGACCTCAGCGGCTTTGATCCGTTCGACCTGCTCGAGGCCGGGAGCGACGAAGACGGCGGGGAGGAGACGGCGGAACCGCGATCGGTGACGAGCCACGCCGTCGACCTGCAGGTCAATCCCGCGTTCGTCTACGGGCGCTATCGCAAGCTCGAGCGGGACATTCCGCAGACCGAGTGGCCCTGCCGGGAGTGTGGCGGCAGCGGCATTCAGCTTGGCGACGACGGCGAGGAACCCTGCGACTACTGCGGCGGCTCGGGCTACATGTACGACACGAGCGTCGAGCAGGTGGTTCGCCCCCACGTCGTCGAGGCGATGGACGGCGACGAGGGGACCTTCCACGGCGCGGGCCGCGAGGACGTCGACGCCCGCATGCTCGAGGGCGGCCGCCCGTTCGTCCTCGAGGTCAAAGAGCCGCGAATCCGCGATCCGGATCCCGAGACACTCGAGCGCGAGATCAACGACGCGGCAGACGGTTCGGTCGAAGTCGAGGGGCTCCGTCTCGCGAGCTACGAGATGGTCGAGCGCGTCAAGGAACACGACGCCAGCAAACGCTACCGGGCGGACGTCGAGTTCGGCGAGCCCGTCGACGAAGCGGCGTTCGAGGCCGCGCTCGAGGAACTCGATGGAACGACCCTCGAGCAGTACACCCCACAACGGGTCGACCACCGGCGAGCGAACATCACCCGCACGCGGACCGTCTACGAAATCGACGGCGAACTCCACGAGCCGACGCGAGCCGAGATCCGGCTCCACGGCGAAGGCGGGCTCTACGTCAAGGAACTGATCAGCAGCGACGACGGCCGAACCGAGCCGAGTCTGGCGGGCGTACTCGGCGTCGACGCCGAAGTCACCGCGCTCGACGTCACCGGCGTCGAGGGCGAGGACGACCCCTTCGAACTCGAGGAGTACTTCCGCGACGACCGCACAGCATAA
- a CDS encoding S1C family serine protease codes for MDNVTRRRYLAAAATALTGVAAGCAAPQSNQTMEGNSSNELEIAGDLADESAYTQVYDAIIDSIAQIRAHSVESPVSSREGSGQGSGFLVALSERGEYVVTNEHVVSGADEVEIRYTNGDWTTPTVVGTDSYSDLAVLEVSHVPEDAVALSLSEQTPVVGQEVLVVGAPFGLEGSVSQGIVSGVNRSVDVSYRQFSFPNVIQTDAAVNPGNSGGPLVDLEGRAIGVVNAGGGDNIGFAISAALARRVVPALAEDGTYEHSYLGIGHREVTRTIAEEYGLEEVAGVLVSAVDSNGPAAGELERGDIITEIDEEPIPDRHALGTYLALETSPGDEVGIECWRDGQETTVTVTLGSR; via the coding sequence ATGGACAACGTTACCCGTCGTCGATATCTCGCGGCCGCCGCGACCGCCCTCACCGGTGTTGCCGCGGGGTGTGCTGCGCCACAGTCGAACCAAACCATGGAGGGCAACTCGTCGAACGAACTCGAGATCGCGGGAGATCTCGCGGACGAGTCGGCGTACACGCAGGTGTACGATGCGATTATCGATTCCATCGCACAGATTCGTGCCCACAGCGTCGAGAGTCCGGTGAGTAGTCGAGAGGGGTCGGGACAGGGGTCCGGCTTTCTCGTCGCGCTCTCCGAACGCGGCGAGTACGTCGTCACCAACGAACACGTCGTCTCCGGCGCGGACGAGGTCGAAATCCGATATACCAACGGCGACTGGACGACTCCAACCGTCGTGGGGACGGATTCCTACAGCGATCTGGCCGTCCTCGAGGTCAGCCACGTCCCGGAGGACGCAGTGGCCCTTTCCCTGAGCGAGCAAACGCCGGTGGTGGGCCAGGAGGTACTCGTAGTCGGCGCACCGTTCGGTCTCGAGGGGTCCGTTTCGCAGGGGATCGTCAGCGGCGTCAACCGATCGGTCGACGTCTCCTACCGCCAGTTCTCGTTCCCGAACGTGATCCAGACGGATGCGGCCGTCAATCCCGGCAACAGCGGCGGGCCGCTCGTCGACCTCGAGGGCCGAGCCATCGGCGTCGTCAACGCCGGCGGCGGGGACAATATCGGCTTCGCGATTTCGGCCGCGCTCGCTCGTCGGGTCGTCCCGGCGCTGGCCGAGGACGGCACGTACGAGCACTCCTATCTCGGTATTGGCCACCGAGAAGTGACCAGAACCATCGCCGAAGAGTACGGCCTCGAGGAGGTAGCGGGCGTCCTCGTCTCCGCCGTCGATTCGAACGGCCCGGCCGCCGGCGAACTCGAACGAGGGGACATAATCACCGAAATCGACGAGGAACCCATTCCCGACCGCCACGCGCTGGGAACGTACCTCGCACTCGAGACCAGCCCCGGCGACGAGGTCGGTATCGAGTGTTGGCGAGACGGGCAGGAAACGACGGTGACGGTGACGCTCGGATCCCGGTAG
- a CDS encoding PAS domain-containing sensor histidine kinase yields MNRQGGARETAFWEEMPDTEALERYRTLVNTVEDGICQVDTAGCFVAVNDVICEMTGYDRTELLGEPASLLLDSHDIERIEREIRERLTTGRERTEMFECTARTATGGTFTCELQLNLLFTDGSFAGTVGVVRDITARKRTERRLRNREAQLERERDLTDRILETSPVGILVLDESGEITRINDRGRDLLEVDEVGAFSPSERATYTEDGRRLSDDEHPPIETVRSGEAISDRVLRVEQQDGSHRWLSVSTSPLLTDEGRVDRVVTTGEDVTDLKERERRLERRTDELATELSEIYGRITDGFLALDEEWEFTYVNERAKELLGMDENELLGTNIWETFPEKKGAEFEEHYREALSTQESVSFEAYYPPHDSWYEEHVHPSETGLSVYFQDITERTETQRKLREREQQLSALMENVPGMVYRCRNERGWPMKFVSDACRTLSGYDPSALEEGTIVWGEDVVVEADRENLWDAVQTAAAGSGTFSETYRIETAEGERRWVRDHGRIVADKADGKRWIEGIISDITERKRLETELEASNERLEQFAYAASHDLQEPLRMVARYLQLIENRYDDRLDEDGKAFLEFAVDGAERMKEMIDGLLEYSRVETTGEPLEPVDLEDVVAETMADIQFKVDESDAEITIDELPVVNGDTSQLRQVFQNLFENAIKYSGDEPSRVHVTADRTGSNWTISVRDEGIGLDDDDHDRVFEVFNRLHSYDEYDGTGIGLALCKRIVERHGGDIWVESNSDGGSTFSFTLPAARTDAG; encoded by the coding sequence ATGAATCGACAGGGAGGCGCTCGAGAAACTGCCTTCTGGGAAGAAATGCCGGACACAGAAGCTCTCGAACGCTATCGGACGCTCGTTAACACGGTCGAAGACGGGATCTGTCAGGTTGACACGGCGGGCTGTTTCGTCGCCGTCAACGACGTCATCTGCGAGATGACAGGCTACGACCGCACGGAACTCCTCGGGGAGCCCGCATCGCTTCTGCTCGACTCTCATGACATCGAACGGATCGAACGCGAAATTCGCGAGCGACTGACGACCGGCCGAGAGCGCACCGAGATGTTCGAGTGTACGGCCCGAACGGCGACAGGAGGGACGTTCACCTGTGAACTTCAGCTAAATCTCCTTTTCACCGACGGATCGTTCGCGGGGACAGTTGGGGTCGTCCGCGACATCACGGCTCGAAAACGGACTGAACGGCGACTTCGTAACCGCGAAGCACAACTCGAGCGCGAGCGCGATCTGACCGACCGGATCCTCGAGACGAGCCCCGTCGGGATTCTGGTACTCGATGAAAGTGGGGAGATCACGAGAATAAACGACAGAGGACGTGATCTCCTCGAAGTAGACGAGGTAGGCGCGTTTTCGCCGTCGGAACGGGCGACGTACACCGAAGACGGCAGACGGCTCTCCGATGACGAACACCCCCCTATCGAAACTGTCAGGTCGGGAGAGGCGATCTCCGATCGCGTACTGCGCGTCGAACAGCAAGACGGGAGCCACCGGTGGTTGTCCGTCAGTACGTCGCCGCTGCTGACCGACGAGGGGCGTGTCGACCGCGTCGTCACGACGGGCGAAGACGTTACGGATCTCAAAGAACGCGAACGGCGACTCGAGCGTCGCACGGACGAACTCGCGACGGAACTCTCGGAGATCTACGGTCGCATCACCGACGGGTTCCTCGCGCTCGATGAGGAGTGGGAGTTCACGTACGTCAACGAACGGGCCAAAGAACTCCTCGGGATGGACGAAAACGAGTTGCTCGGGACGAATATCTGGGAAACCTTTCCCGAGAAGAAAGGAGCCGAATTCGAGGAGCACTACCGCGAGGCGCTGTCGACGCAGGAATCTGTCTCGTTCGAGGCGTACTATCCGCCCCACGACTCTTGGTACGAAGAACACGTCCACCCCTCAGAAACGGGGTTGTCGGTGTACTTTCAGGATATCACCGAACGAACGGAGACCCAACGAAAACTCCGCGAACGCGAACAGCAGCTGTCGGCGCTGATGGAAAACGTCCCCGGGATGGTGTATCGCTGCCGAAACGAACGCGGCTGGCCGATGAAATTCGTTAGCGACGCCTGTCGGACGCTCTCTGGGTACGACCCGAGCGCGCTCGAGGAGGGGACGATCGTCTGGGGCGAGGACGTGGTAGTCGAAGCCGACCGTGAGAACCTCTGGGACGCAGTCCAGACGGCCGCCGCCGGCTCGGGGACGTTCTCGGAAACCTACCGTATCGAGACTGCCGAGGGAGAGCGACGCTGGGTTCGTGATCACGGGCGAATCGTCGCCGACAAAGCCGACGGAAAACGCTGGATCGAAGGGATCATCTCGGATATCACGGAACGAAAGCGCCTCGAGACCGAACTCGAGGCCTCGAACGAACGCTTAGAGCAGTTCGCCTACGCGGCGTCACACGACCTTCAGGAGCCGTTGCGGATGGTGGCGAGATACCTACAGCTGATCGAGAACCGCTACGATGATCGGCTCGACGAGGACGGCAAAGCGTTCCTCGAGTTCGCCGTCGACGGCGCCGAGCGGATGAAAGAGATGATCGACGGGCTCCTCGAATACTCCCGTGTCGAAACCACCGGCGAACCGCTCGAGCCGGTCGATCTCGAAGACGTGGTCGCGGAGACGATGGCGGATATCCAGTTCAAAGTCGACGAGTCCGACGCCGAGATTACGATCGACGAGCTTCCGGTCGTGAACGGAGATACCAGTCAGTTGCGGCAAGTCTTCCAGAACTTGTTCGAGAACGCGATCAAGTACAGCGGCGACGAACCGTCCCGCGTTCACGTGACGGCGGATCGGACCGGATCGAACTGGACGATTTCGGTTCGAGACGAGGGGATCGGTCTCGACGACGACGATCACGACCGGGTTTTCGAGGTATTCAATCGCCTTCACAGCTACGACGAATACGACGGAACGGGGATCGGTCTCGCGCTGTGTAAACGGATCGTAGAACGCCACGGCGGCGATATCTGGGTCGAATCCAATTCGGACGGCGGGTCGACGTTTTCGTTTACGCTCCCGGCTGCGCGTACCGATGCGGGGTGA
- a CDS encoding acyl-CoA dehydrogenase, translating to MDFALSAEQRQIREMVSEFVDEEVVPVASEIDHDDEFPATLVDEMAELGLLGMPFSEEYGGAGLDYHSYAIGLEEISRGSGGLGTIVAAHTSLAGNMLYEFGSEDQKTEYLTPLAEGSDIGAFALSEAGAGSDVPSMTTTARKDGDEYVIDGGKLWISNGSVADTITLFAKTDPEAGNKGISSFIVRPNEDEGFIVEGTEEKLGDKGCPTAELRFDELRVPADRLLGEEGEGFVQALKTLNGGRITIAARGVGIARAALEEAADYANEREQFDQPIGEFQAIKHKLADMDTKVQAAKLLMHRAADRKIRGEDFIKHAAQAKLYASEVSREVANEGIQIHGGYGYTKDFPAERFYRDAKLNEIYEGTSEVLRNTIGDQVLDS from the coding sequence ATGGACTTTGCGCTCTCGGCCGAACAACGACAGATCCGCGAGATGGTTTCGGAGTTCGTCGACGAAGAGGTCGTTCCCGTCGCGAGCGAGATCGACCACGACGACGAATTTCCGGCGACGCTCGTCGACGAGATGGCCGAGCTCGGATTGCTGGGGATGCCCTTTTCCGAGGAGTACGGCGGCGCCGGACTCGACTATCACTCCTACGCTATCGGTCTCGAGGAGATTTCTCGGGGCTCCGGCGGCCTGGGAACGATCGTCGCCGCCCACACCTCGTTGGCGGGCAACATGCTCTACGAATTCGGATCCGAGGACCAGAAAACCGAGTATCTGACGCCGCTGGCCGAAGGAAGCGATATCGGCGCGTTCGCGCTGTCGGAAGCCGGCGCAGGAAGCGACGTTCCTTCGATGACGACGACCGCGCGCAAAGACGGCGACGAGTACGTCATCGACGGTGGGAAACTCTGGATATCGAACGGCTCGGTCGCAGACACGATAACGCTGTTCGCGAAAACCGACCCCGAAGCCGGCAACAAGGGTATCTCGTCGTTCATCGTTCGACCGAACGAGGACGAGGGGTTCATCGTCGAAGGAACGGAAGAAAAACTCGGCGACAAGGGTTGTCCGACCGCAGAGCTCCGATTCGACGAGCTTCGGGTCCCGGCGGACCGCCTGCTCGGCGAGGAGGGCGAGGGCTTCGTTCAGGCGTTAAAGACGCTCAACGGCGGGCGAATTACGATCGCGGCTCGAGGCGTCGGAATCGCTCGAGCGGCCCTCGAGGAAGCGGCCGACTACGCGAACGAACGTGAACAGTTCGACCAGCCTATCGGCGAGTTCCAGGCGATCAAACACAAACTCGCCGATATGGACACGAAGGTACAGGCCGCGAAGTTGCTCATGCACCGCGCGGCCGATCGAAAAATCCGGGGCGAGGACTTCATCAAGCACGCGGCGCAGGCCAAACTCTACGCCTCGGAGGTCTCTCGAGAGGTTGCAAACGAGGGGATCCAGATCCACGGCGGCTACGGCTACACGAAGGACTTCCCCGCAGAGCGGTTCTACCGGGACGCGAAGTTAAACGAAATCTACGAAGGAACGAGCGAAGTGCTTCGGAACACGATCGGCGATCAGGTGCTCGATTCCTGA
- a CDS encoding phytoene/squalene synthase family protein, with protein MTSGQHELTTDADFEWCFEAVHGVSRTFSITIDRLEEPMAGHICVGYLLCRIADTIEDAGHIPAETQTELLDSYDRLLDPADDLAVEQFMDDVEPWIPEETTDDWEVVAQTPRVLETFDALEDEPREIMREPVRELVGGMAMFTSRYADEGGLRLQTVEELEEYCWYAAGTVGTLITGLVARGVSTERAEEMRNNARSFALLLQLVNIAKDVETDYREENNVYLPAEWLEEENVPVEDVTHEDNQSGVTNVIKRVTRRAENYLDDAHRYLEIIPEHRGNKLSAWAIPYLLAVGTMRELRERPEDVVRNGDVKVSRAEVYELIQTFEDDVSRAGVGALRSEMAEKPLHQ; from the coding sequence ATGACTTCGGGCCAGCACGAACTGACGACGGACGCCGATTTCGAGTGGTGTTTCGAGGCCGTACACGGGGTCTCACGGACGTTCTCGATAACTATCGACCGACTCGAGGAACCGATGGCGGGACACATCTGTGTCGGCTACCTACTCTGTCGAATAGCTGATACGATCGAGGACGCGGGCCACATTCCCGCCGAGACCCAGACGGAACTCCTCGATTCGTACGACCGACTCCTCGACCCGGCGGACGACCTCGCAGTCGAGCAGTTCATGGACGACGTCGAGCCGTGGATTCCCGAGGAAACCACCGACGACTGGGAGGTCGTCGCCCAGACGCCGCGAGTCCTCGAAACCTTCGACGCGCTCGAGGACGAACCGCGCGAGATCATGCGAGAACCGGTTCGGGAACTCGTCGGCGGGATGGCCATGTTCACGAGCCGGTACGCCGACGAGGGTGGACTCCGCCTGCAAACCGTCGAGGAACTCGAGGAGTACTGCTGGTACGCGGCCGGAACGGTCGGGACGCTCATCACCGGTCTCGTCGCCCGCGGTGTCTCCACGGAACGAGCCGAGGAGATGCGCAACAACGCTCGGTCGTTCGCGCTTCTCTTGCAACTGGTCAACATCGCGAAAGACGTCGAGACCGATTACCGCGAGGAGAACAACGTCTACCTCCCCGCCGAGTGGTTAGAAGAAGAAAACGTGCCCGTCGAGGACGTCACTCACGAGGACAACCAAAGCGGCGTCACGAACGTCATCAAACGCGTCACCAGGCGCGCTGAAAATTACCTCGACGACGCCCACCGCTACCTCGAGATCATCCCCGAACACCGCGGCAACAAGCTCTCGGCGTGGGCGATCCCGTATCTGCTGGCAGTTGGAACCATGCGCGAACTCCGCGAACGGCCCGAAGACGTCGTCCGTAACGGCGACGTCAAGGTTTCTCGCGCTGAAGTGTACGAACTCATCCAGACGTTCGAGGACGACGTCTCGAGAGCCGGTGTCGGAGCGCTTCGAAGCGAGATGGCAGAGAAACCGCTCCACCAGTAA